One Longimicrobium sp. DNA window includes the following coding sequences:
- the coxB gene encoding cytochrome c oxidase subunit II, which produces MKSRAKSSGYSPWKPAFGLALLTLLAGCGEDHLKTYPQTTFAPASDFARELDWLFKYTLVLGVLVGLFVFALLGYIVWRFRYQPGHPEPEQVHGNARLELLWTFIPALILAAIAVPTVRSIFNTQREAPANALIVQVRGYQWWWEFRYAVNGGRDTVVTANEIHVPVGTPVQLRMTTADVLHAFWVPQMGGKRDLIPNKVNTIMFTPEEPGVYLGQCAEFCGDSHALMKMRLVAHDRGGFQQWLQNESQPAPAPRDSAVMLGKQLVTKGACAGCHTLRYGAARDSSTMGRTGPNLTHFGRRRYLAAGILENNAENLSKWLRDPPAVKPGSKMPNLNLKDEEIRYIVAYLQTLQ; this is translated from the coding sequence ATGAAGTCACGAGCGAAAAGCTCCGGGTACTCCCCCTGGAAGCCGGCCTTCGGGCTCGCGCTCCTCACCCTGCTGGCCGGGTGCGGGGAAGACCACCTGAAGACGTACCCGCAGACGACCTTCGCCCCCGCCAGCGACTTCGCGCGGGAGCTGGACTGGCTGTTCAAGTACACCCTGGTGCTGGGCGTGCTCGTCGGCCTCTTCGTGTTCGCGCTGCTGGGGTACATCGTGTGGCGCTTCCGCTACCAGCCCGGCCACCCCGAGCCCGAGCAGGTGCACGGAAACGCCCGCCTGGAGCTGCTCTGGACCTTCATCCCCGCCCTCATCCTGGCGGCGATCGCGGTGCCCACGGTGCGCAGCATCTTCAACACGCAGCGCGAGGCCCCGGCCAACGCGCTCATCGTGCAGGTGCGCGGGTACCAGTGGTGGTGGGAGTTCCGCTACGCGGTCAACGGCGGGCGCGACACGGTGGTGACCGCCAACGAGATCCACGTCCCCGTCGGCACCCCCGTGCAGCTCCGCATGACCACGGCCGACGTGCTCCACGCCTTCTGGGTGCCGCAGATGGGCGGCAAGCGCGACCTGATCCCCAACAAGGTGAACACCATCATGTTCACCCCCGAAGAGCCGGGGGTGTACCTGGGGCAGTGCGCCGAGTTCTGCGGCGACTCTCACGCGCTCATGAAGATGCGGCTGGTGGCGCACGACCGCGGCGGCTTCCAGCAGTGGCTGCAGAACGAGTCGCAGCCCGCCCCCGCCCCGCGGGACTCGGCGGTGATGCTCGGCAAGCAGCTGGTGACCAAGGGCGCGTGCGCCGGGTGCCACACCCTGCGCTACGGCGCGGCGCGGGACTCGTCCACCATGGGGCGCACCGGCCCGAACCTGACGCACTTCGGCCGCCGCCGCTACCTGGCCGCCGGAATCCTGGAGAACAACGCGGAGAACCTCAGCAAGTGGCTCAGGGATCCGCCCGCGGTAAAGCCGGGCTCCAAGATGCCGAACCTCAACCTCAAGGACGAGGAAATCCGGTACATCGTGGCGTACCTGCAGACGCTGCAGTGA
- a CDS encoding ABC transporter ATP-binding protein, which produces MRNLPPFLRMVWETHRGYTAAIVLLRLLRAFIPLASLWIGKLIIDTVVRSAESGRPEWRAVATLVAMELGVVTLGELLARAGALLESLLGDLFSNRMSVRLMEHAALLDLQHFEDPTFYDRLERARRHTVGRIALLSQLLGLAQNTLTLVTLIGTLLAFSPLLFVLLVAAVLPSFLGETHFAALGYSLLYSWTPERRKLDYYRLIAASDKTAKEVKLFGLSRYLIDQYRALADDFYLANRALAIRRGVVGMALSLVSTLGYYAAYGTIIYRVVLGRLTIGDLTLLGGTFSHSRTLIQGMLLSTSELYEQALFLEDLFVFLRMRPSIAAPVQPAPFPRPIRDGFEFRDVWFRYPEASEEGARATAEDDESAWVLRGISFRVAPGERLALVGENGAGKTTLTKLITRLYDPTRGEILLDGVPLRDYDPAELHANVGVIFQDFVRYDMAAEENIAVGRIALLEADPEGSRGAIEDAAHRSLAAEVIEALPERYRTMLGRRFEGGVDLSGGQWQKVALGRAYMRDAQLLILDEPTAALDARAEFVVFERFAELTEGKMAILISHRFSTVRMADRILVLEHGQVLEEGTHDTLVAGGGRYAELFALQAAGYR; this is translated from the coding sequence ATGCGCAACCTCCCGCCCTTTCTGCGCATGGTGTGGGAGACGCACCGCGGCTACACGGCCGCCATCGTGCTGCTGCGGCTGCTGCGCGCCTTCATCCCGCTCGCCAGCCTCTGGATCGGCAAGCTGATCATCGACACCGTGGTGCGCTCCGCTGAGTCCGGGAGGCCGGAGTGGCGGGCCGTGGCCACGCTGGTGGCGATGGAGCTCGGCGTGGTGACGCTGGGCGAGCTGCTGGCGCGCGCCGGGGCGCTCCTCGAATCGCTCCTGGGCGACCTCTTCTCCAACCGCATGAGCGTGCGGCTGATGGAGCACGCCGCCCTGCTGGACCTGCAGCACTTCGAGGATCCCACCTTTTACGACCGCCTGGAGCGCGCCCGCCGCCACACCGTGGGCCGCATCGCCCTGCTGAGCCAGCTCCTGGGGCTGGCGCAGAATACGCTGACGCTGGTCACTCTGATAGGAACGCTGCTGGCGTTCTCGCCGCTGCTCTTCGTGCTGCTGGTGGCGGCGGTGCTCCCGTCGTTCCTGGGCGAGACGCACTTCGCGGCGCTGGGCTACTCGCTCCTCTATTCGTGGACGCCGGAGCGGCGCAAGCTGGACTACTACCGGCTGATCGCCGCGTCGGACAAGACGGCCAAGGAGGTGAAGCTCTTCGGCCTGTCGCGCTACCTGATCGACCAGTACCGCGCGCTGGCGGACGACTTCTACCTCGCCAACCGCGCGCTGGCGATCCGGCGTGGGGTGGTGGGGATGGCGCTGTCGCTGGTCTCCACGTTGGGATACTATGCGGCGTACGGCACCATCATCTACCGCGTGGTGCTGGGCCGCCTCACCATCGGTGACCTGACGCTGCTGGGCGGGACCTTTTCGCACTCCCGCACGCTGATCCAGGGGATGCTCCTCTCCACCTCGGAGCTGTACGAGCAGGCGCTCTTTTTGGAGGACCTCTTCGTCTTCCTGAGGATGCGCCCGAGCATCGCGGCCCCCGTCCAGCCGGCGCCCTTTCCGCGCCCGATCCGTGACGGTTTCGAGTTCCGCGACGTCTGGTTCAGGTACCCCGAAGCGTCGGAGGAGGGCGCACGAGCCACCGCCGAGGACGACGAGTCCGCCTGGGTGCTGCGCGGCATCTCGTTCCGCGTGGCGCCGGGCGAGAGGCTCGCGCTGGTGGGGGAGAACGGCGCGGGAAAGACGACGCTCACCAAGCTGATCACCCGCCTGTACGATCCCACGCGCGGCGAGATCCTGCTGGACGGCGTTCCGCTGCGCGACTACGATCCGGCGGAGCTGCACGCCAACGTGGGTGTCATCTTTCAGGACTTCGTGCGTTACGACATGGCCGCGGAGGAGAACATCGCCGTGGGCCGCATCGCGCTGCTGGAGGCGGACCCGGAGGGATCGCGCGGCGCCATCGAGGACGCGGCGCACCGCTCGCTGGCGGCGGAGGTGATCGAGGCGCTTCCCGAGCGCTACCGCACCATGCTGGGCCGCCGCTTCGAGGGCGGGGTGGACCTGAGCGGCGGGCAATGGCAGAAAGTGGCCCTCGGCCGCGCCTACATGCGCGATGCCCAGCTCCTGATCCTCGACGAGCCCACCGCCGCCCTCGACGCGCGCGCCGAGTTCGTCGTCTTCGAGCGGTTCGCGGAGCTCACGGAGGGCAAGATGGCCATCCTCATCTCCCACCGCTTCTCCACCGTCCGCATGGCCGACCGCATCCTGGTACTGGAGCACGGCCAGGTGCTGGAGGAAGGCACGCACGACACCCTGGTGGCGGGCGGGGGGCGGTATGCGGAGCTGTTCGCGCTCCAGGCCGCGGGCTACAGGTGA
- a CDS encoding AAA family ATPase has product MPSFDVYPFSLPAVRGLDTMPLHPAVTFLAGENGSGKSTLLEAAAIALGLNAEGGGRNIRFVTRPSHSVLHGYLDLGLAGRRPPDGFFLRAESFFNLATEVERLDRAKAFGGALAKAYGDRPLHEMSHGEAFLALFENRMSRPGVYLLDEPEAALSPARQLSLLGLVHRMVARGSQLIFATHSPLLLAYPNAWIYALGAEGIERTPYERTEAYRVTSEFLAHRGRVLDALLATPDTQS; this is encoded by the coding sequence GTGCCGTCCTTCGACGTGTACCCGTTCAGCCTTCCCGCCGTACGCGGCCTGGACACGATGCCCCTCCACCCCGCGGTCACCTTTCTCGCCGGCGAGAACGGATCGGGAAAGAGCACGCTGCTGGAGGCGGCGGCGATCGCGCTGGGGCTGAATGCGGAGGGCGGAGGGCGCAACATCCGCTTCGTGACGCGGCCGTCGCACTCCGTGCTGCACGGGTATCTGGACCTGGGGCTGGCGGGGCGCCGGCCGCCCGACGGATTCTTTTTGAGGGCGGAGAGCTTCTTCAACCTCGCCACCGAGGTGGAGCGGCTCGACCGGGCCAAAGCGTTCGGCGGCGCGCTCGCGAAGGCGTACGGAGACCGCCCGCTCCACGAGATGTCGCATGGCGAGGCCTTTCTCGCGCTCTTTGAAAACCGGATGAGCCGGCCCGGCGTATACCTCCTCGACGAGCCTGAGGCCGCCCTCTCGCCCGCCCGGCAGCTCTCGCTGCTGGGGCTCGTGCACCGCATGGTGGCGCGCGGATCGCAACTGATATTTGCCACCCACTCGCCTCTCCTCCTGGCCTACCCGAACGCCTGGATCTATGCGCTGGGAGCGGAGGGGATCGAGCGCACGCCGTACGAACGGACCGAGGCGTATCGAGTGACGAGCGAGTTCCTGGCCCACCGCGGCCGCGTGCTCGACGCGCTTCTTGCCACGCCCGACACGCAATCTTAA